CGGAATCAAACCAAGCGAGCAATTTTCACTCCTTAATTATAGTTGAGAGCGCGCCGAAGTCTCAATTTTGGACTCGACCGCCGATAAAAGCAAGCGCGAATCATGCGCCTCGCGCAAAAGTTGTTTAGCCGCGTCCAGCGCTTTGGCGACTTCGCTTTCGTTTTCGCCCATAATCGGCACCGCGCCGTCCACCAACACAATCATGTTATCCGCGGCGATCTCGGCGTAGCCGGCGTTGATTGCGACGCTCTCTACGCTATCGTCCTCTTTCTGTATGTCGATCACGCCCGCCGCAAGCAACGAGACAAGCGAGGCGTGATGCGGCAGAACGCCAAACTCGCCGTCGGCGCCGGGCAGAGTTACGCTTTTAACGTTTCCTGCGAAAACCTTGCCTAACGGCGTGATTACTTCAAGATGTAAAACGCCCATCGCGTCTCCTTTTACGCTTTAGCTTTAAGCGATTCCGCCTTAGCCGTTACCTCGTCGATACCGCCGACCATATAAAACGCCGCTTCGGGCAGCGCGTCGTATTTGCCTTCTAACACCTCTTTAAACGCCTTGATCGTATCGCTTAGCGGCACGTATTTTCCCGCGCTACCCGTAAAAGTTTCGGCGACAAAGAACGGCTGAGAAAGCAGTCTTTCAACCTTGCGGGCGCGATAGACGACGAGCTTGTCGTCTTCGGATAGCTCGTCCATGCCTAAGATCGCGATAATATCCTGCAAATCTTTGTATTTTTGCAAAGTTTTCTGAACGTTTCTGGCGACCGCGTAGTGTTCCTCGCCCACAATTTGGGGATCGAGCAGGCGACTTGTGGAACCAAGCGGATCGACGGCGGGATATATCCCCTTTTCGGCGATACGTCGTTCAAGCACGGTCGTCGCGTCAAGGTGGCTAAACACCGAAGCGGGCGCGGGGTCTGTCGGGTCGTCGGCTGGGACGTAAACCGCCTGAACGGAGGTAATAGAGCCTTTTTTTGTCGAGGCGATCCGCTCCTGAAACGATCCCATTTCGCGCGCTAACGTTGGTTGATAGCCCACCGCCGAAGGAATACGCCCAAGTAGAGCGGACATTTCGGAACCGGCTTGCGCGTAGCGGAAAATGTTGTCGATAAACATCAGCACGTCAAGCCCCATCTCGTCGCGGAAATACTCCGCCATCGTTAAACCGGTAAGCGCTACGCGGTTTCTGGCGCCCGGCGGCTCGTTCATCTGCCCGTAGCACAGCGCCACTTTATTCAATACGCCGCCCTCTTTCATCTCGTGGTAAAGGTCGTTGCCCTCGCGCGTGCGCTCCCCCACTCCGGCGAACACGGAGTAGCCGCTATATTTATATGCGACGTTGTGGATTAGCTCCATAATGATCACGGTTTTACCCACGCCCGCGCCGCCGAAAAGACCGACCTTGCCGCCCTTTGGATACGGCGCCAGCAGATCGATAACCTTTATGCCCGTTTCAAAGGTTTCCGTTTTTGTGCTTTGGTCTTCAAAGCTAGGCGGATCGCGGTGAATCGGCCATCTAGCGGTAACGTTCACCTCGTCGCCCTCGTCGATCGCTTTGCCCGTAACGTCAAAAATACGCCCAAGCACAACTTCGCCGACCGGAACGGAGATAGGTCCGCCCGTAGCCGTCGCTTGCGCGCCGCGCGTCAATCCGTGCGTGCCGTCCATAGCGATCGCGCGAACGCGCTTGTCGCCCAAGTGCATAGCGGTTTCGCAAACTAATTTACGCTTCGCGTCGCCATGCTCTATCTCAATCTCTATAGCTTCGTTGATCTGTGGTAGGTAGTCGTCAAACGCGACGTCAACCACCGGACCGGTAATTTGAATAACTTCGCCGATTTTTCCAGCCATTGTCTTCCTTTCAAAATTATTTCATTGCTTCCGCGCCGCTGACGATCTCGCTAAGCTCGGTCGTGATCGCCTCTTGGCGGGCTTTGTTGTATTGCAACGTAAGCGCTCTAGCCAACTCTTTGGCGTTTTTCGTGGCGCTCTCCATAGCCTGCATTCTAGCGCTATGTTCCGCCGCTAGAGAGTCGATCAGCGCGTAGTAGAGGTTGAACTCCACGTAACGATCCACCAAAGAGTTAAGAATAGATTCGTCGCCCTTTGGCTCAAATTCAAGCAACGAACGCTCCTCGATCGGCTCCACGCGATTTATATCTACGGGCAGCAAAAGCACTTCGCGTATCTCCTGCGAAATCATATTCCTAAAGCCGTTGTATATTAGCGCCACGCGATCGGTAAGCCCTTTCATATAGTCGTTAGCCGATTTTGCTATATGCTCTTTGGCTCTCTCAAAATTAGGCGCGGAGCTTAGCCCGATCGTCTCGTCGTATAACTCCACATGGTTAAACCTAAAATACTCGACTCCTTTTTTGCCTATGCCGCGAAGCCGAACCTTAATCTTGTTTTCGCGGTATTCCTCCAGCTTCTGACTCACCGTTTTGATCGTGCGGTAGTTAAAGCCGCCGCACAATCCCTTGTCCGCCGTAACAAAGATCAGATCGATCTTCTCCGCCTTTTCGTTGGAAGCGAAATATCTGCTTTCGATCCCTCCTACGCGATAGGTTTCAATCTGTCTAGCGATAGTGGAAAGCATTTCGTTCAGCTTTTGGGAATAGGCGCGAGACTGCATGGCGATCTCTTGCGAGCGTTTAAGTTTTACGGTTGAAACCAGCTTCATAGCCGAAGTGGTTTTTTGCGTGTTATTAACGCTCTTTATTCGCCGTTTAATATCCTTTAATGCCGCCATATCTTAACCCTAATTCGCGTTAAATACGCTTAGGAAATCCTCCAAAGCCTTTTTTAGTTCCGCTTCGGCGTCCTTATCAAGCTGCTTTTTGGAGCGAATGCTCTCTAGAATATGCGGATATTTCGCTTCTAAGAACGGATAGAGTTCCGACTCAAAACGACCGACCGCGCTAACGGGAACGTTGTCTAAATAGCCCCTAGAGGCGGCGAAGATAACCGCGACCTGCTTTTCTACCGCGAGCGGCGAATAGGGCGGCTGTTTAAGCGCCTCGACCATCTTTTGCCCGCGCTCTAGCTGTTTGCGGCTCACCTCGTCAAGATCGCTGGCAAATTGGCTAAAGGCTTGTAGCTCTCTAAACTGCGCCAAATCGCCTTTAAGCGATCCCGCGACCTGCTTCATCGCCTTGACTTGAGCCGCGCCGCCGACGCGCGAAACGGAAATACCTACGTTAATGGCGGGTCTAACGCCGGAGTTAAACAGATCGGTTTCTAGGAATATCTGTCCGTCCGTGATAGAGATAACGTTCGTTGGGATATACGCCGAAACGTCGCCCGCCTGCGTTTCCACGATCGGAAGCGCCGTTAAACTCCCCGCCCCTTTCGCGTCGCTCATCTTCGCGGAGCGTTCCAAGAGACGCGAATGCAGATAGAACACGTCGCCGGGATACGCTTCGCGTCCGGGAGGGCGGCGCAATAGTAGCGACATCTCGCGATAGGCGACGGCGTGTTTAGATAGATCGTCGTAGATAATCAGCGCGTGGCGCGAACTATCGCGGAAATACTCGCCCATCGTAACGCCCGCGTATGGCGCGAGATACTGCATAGCCGCCGATTCGCTCGCCGCCGCGCTTACGATAATCGCGTAATCCATAGCGCCGTGTTCTTCCAGCCTACGGACGACTTGAGCCACCGTGCTTTGTTTTTGACCAATAGCGACATAGATACAGACGACGTCCTGCCCCTTCTGGCTGATAATCGTATCCACCGCGACCGTCGTTTTACCCGTCTGGCGATCGCCGATAATTAGCTCGCGCTGTCCGCGACCGATCGGCACAAGCGCGTCGATCGCCTTAATACCCGTTTGCAACGGCTCGTGAACAGACTTCCTCGCCATAATACCGGGCGCTTTCTCCTCTACGAAACGTATTTTCGCCGCCTCGATCGGACCTTTACCGTCGATTGGCTCTCCCAGCGCATTGACCACGCGACCGATCATACCGTCGCCGACGGGAGCCGATAGCAGTTTGCCCGTGCGTTTAACCGCCGTTCCCTCTACAATCGCCGTCGCCTTGCCAAGCACGACGACGCCCACGCTGTCCTCGTCGAGGTTTAGCGCGAGACCTTTTTCGCCGCCCTCAAACTCGACGATCTCTTCCGCCATAATATTTTTTAGCCCGTAAACCCTTGCGATGCCGTCGGCAATCGATACGACTTTGCCGACCTCTTGAATATCGAGTTTCAGTTCAAAGTTTTCGATTCGATCGCGAATGATCGCGCTAATCTCTTCCGTTTTAAGCGCCACAATTACCCCTTTCTTAGTATTGTTGATTATAGTCCGCGCAGAATATGCCCCAAAATCTGGGAGCTAATTCGCGTTTTTGAAAAATCGACCTCTACGCCGAGATCGTCGATCGCCGCCCTTACTCCGTCGTATCGGCGGTTAGACTGCGTTAGTTTGATCTCCGCGCCAAGCCGTTTGGTTAGAGATTTAGCTAGAGCGTCTAACTTCGCCTTGTCGATCGGAGTTTGCGCGTCCACGATCCCCTCGTAAGACGAACGTTTGCCCGCAAGCGCGATCTTAACCTCTTTAACGATATGCGGCAAAGCGCATAAACGATTTTTTTCGGCAAGCAGGGCGATTAGATTGCTCAGCTTAGTTAAGGACGGCGAAACGCTCGCCTCTTGCTTGCTCGTTTTTTGCGAGCCGCTATTTGATTCGCGTCTTGGCGCGGCGCCAAACGCCGAGACGATCGCGTTTACTTTCTCGGCGTTTGGCATAAGAGGAGATTTAATCTTCTCCGTAAATTTTTTGTTTGAAAATAGCGAAGCGACGGCGTCTAGGGACGATAAAATCTCGGCAAGCTCCTTTTCTTTCGCGGCGGCGACCAGCGCGGCGGCGTATCGCTTCGCGGCTAGTTTATCGTTCATATTAAAGCGCTCGCTTTCTAAGGTTTTCAACTATCGCGTCTTGATCGTTTAAAATATCGTCGGCGCTTAATATCTCGCCCATCGTGGCGGCGACGACGGCGCGAACCATTTTATTCTCCGCCACGATTTTGCTTTCGTCTTTAAGTTTATGAAGTATTTTTATCTCCTCGTCCGTTTTGACGGCTACGCGATCCGAGATAGCTATCGCCTCGTCGTTGGCGAATTTAATAATCGACTCGGCGTTGGCTTTCGCCTCCTCTAAAGCCAGCGCGGCTTTTTCGCGGCTTGATCGCGCCTCTTTGGCTTTATCTTGCGCTTTTTCAAACGCCAACACGATCGATCGCGTTCGATCGCCAAAAAACTTTTTAATAAAACCGGCGAACAGATAGTAAACCAAGCCGGCGAAAACGACGAAGTTAATCGTCCGCCATACAATGTCCAGCTCCGCCTCGCTCGCAAAAGCGGCGGCGGCGGCAAAAATAAACAGTGCAAAAACTTTCACCGATCCCCCTTTACGCCGCTATAAACTTGGTTTTGATTCGTTCTTTAAAGAGCGGCGCCTCGCCAAGCAACGCGCTTTTTAGGTTGGTTTCGTCCGTTTGCAACGTTTTTTCAAACTCGGCAAGCTCTTTTACGATTTTCTCGCGCTCGCCGTTTAGCCGTTCTTCGGCTTGAAGTTTGGCTTTCATAAGCGCTTCCTCTTTGATCTTTCCCGCTTCTTTCTTCGCCGTCAAAAGCGTCTCTTCGGCTTGCGTTTTCAATGCGAGAGCCTCCGCCGTATCGTCTTCCGCGCCGCCCTGCTCGTTTTGCAGATGCGCCTTTCTAGCTTCAATATGAGACAGCAACGGCTGAAAGAGCGTCGCGTTCAAAAAAACGAGCAAAGTTATAAAGAGCGCGAAAAATCCTCCCATTAGAATCGCGTTAAATTCAATCATTTATCACCTCTTACCGAATATCTAATGCTAACACAGCAAAACTAAGCGACCAAAAAAACGGTCATAAACCGGTTACTTTTCAATAAGCCGCGCGAAACGATCGCGCCCCTCTTGAGCGTCGAACGAAACGATCAGGCTGTTTTTTTTGCTCCGCGCCTCGAACCCCCGCGCTTTAAGGTTCGCGATCAGATCGCTAAGATCCAAACGCGGCGCGGAGCTTTTTGATTTCGGCGCGGCGCTTTGATTTTCGCGTTTGATCGATTGAAGCAATCTCTCCGTTTCGCGGACGCTGAGCTTTTGGTTGACTATGCTATCAACCAGCTTGCGCTCCTCGCGCTCGCTTAAACCCACCAGCGCCCTCGCGTGTCCGTAGCTAATTTTTTCGCTTCTGATCGCCTCTTTTGCGTAATCGCCAAGCTGTAACAGACGCAACATATTGGTTATATAAACGCGGCTTTTGCCTATTAGCTCCGCTAACGTCTCATGCGTCAAGCTATGTTCGCCAATCAACTCGTTGAACGACTCGGCAAGTTCCAGCGGGTTAAGGTCTTGACGCTGAATATTTTCAATTAAGGCAAGCTCGCGTAGTTTGGAGTAGTTAATATCGGCGACGATAGCGCGTATGGCGGTTAGCCCCGCTAATTTGGAGGCTCTTAAACGCCGCTCTCCGGCGATCATAACAAACTTGCCGTTTCTTTCAAAAACGACGATCGGTTGTAAAAGCCCGTGCTGTTTTATGGAGGCGGACAGATCGGCTAACGCCTCGTCGTCAAAACGTTTTCTTGGTTGAAACGGGTTTGGCTCGATCTCG
The genomic region above belongs to Helicobacteraceae bacterium and contains:
- a CDS encoding F0F1 ATP synthase subunit delta — encoded protein: MNDKLAAKRYAAALVAAAKEKELAEILSSLDAVASLFSNKKFTEKIKSPLMPNAEKVNAIVSAFGAAPRRESNSGSQKTSKQEASVSPSLTKLSNLIALLAEKNRLCALPHIVKEVKIALAGKRSSYEGIVDAQTPIDKAKLDALAKSLTKRLGAEIKLTQSNRRYDGVRAAIDDLGVEVDFSKTRISSQILGHILRGL
- a CDS encoding F0F1 ATP synthase subunit epsilon, producing the protein MGVLHLEVITPLGKVFAGNVKSVTLPGADGEFGVLPHHASLVSLLAAGVIDIQKEDDSVESVAINAGYAEIAADNMIVLVDGAVPIMGENESEVAKALDAAKQLLREAHDSRLLLSAVESKIETSARSQL
- the atpD gene encoding F0F1 ATP synthase subunit beta; amino-acid sequence: MAGKIGEVIQITGPVVDVAFDDYLPQINEAIEIEIEHGDAKRKLVCETAMHLGDKRVRAIAMDGTHGLTRGAQATATGGPISVPVGEVVLGRIFDVTGKAIDEGDEVNVTARWPIHRDPPSFEDQSTKTETFETGIKVIDLLAPYPKGGKVGLFGGAGVGKTVIIMELIHNVAYKYSGYSVFAGVGERTREGNDLYHEMKEGGVLNKVALCYGQMNEPPGARNRVALTGLTMAEYFRDEMGLDVLMFIDNIFRYAQAGSEMSALLGRIPSAVGYQPTLAREMGSFQERIASTKKGSITSVQAVYVPADDPTDPAPASVFSHLDATTVLERRIAEKGIYPAVDPLGSTSRLLDPQIVGEEHYAVARNVQKTLQKYKDLQDIIAILGMDELSEDDKLVVYRARKVERLLSQPFFVAETFTGSAGKYVPLSDTIKAFKEVLEGKYDALPEAAFYMVGGIDEVTAKAESLKAKA
- the atpA gene encoding F0F1 ATP synthase subunit alpha, whose translation is MALKTEEISAIIRDRIENFELKLDIQEVGKVVSIADGIARVYGLKNIMAEEIVEFEGGEKGLALNLDEDSVGVVVLGKATAIVEGTAVKRTGKLLSAPVGDGMIGRVVNALGEPIDGKGPIEAAKIRFVEEKAPGIMARKSVHEPLQTGIKAIDALVPIGRGQRELIIGDRQTGKTTVAVDTIISQKGQDVVCIYVAIGQKQSTVAQVVRRLEEHGAMDYAIIVSAAASESAAMQYLAPYAGVTMGEYFRDSSRHALIIYDDLSKHAVAYREMSLLLRRPPGREAYPGDVFYLHSRLLERSAKMSDAKGAGSLTALPIVETQAGDVSAYIPTNVISITDGQIFLETDLFNSGVRPAINVGISVSRVGGAAQVKAMKQVAGSLKGDLAQFRELQAFSQFASDLDEVSRKQLERGQKMVEALKQPPYSPLAVEKQVAVIFAASRGYLDNVPVSAVGRFESELYPFLEAKYPHILESIRSKKQLDKDAEAELKKALEDFLSVFNAN
- a CDS encoding ParB/RepB/Spo0J family partition protein; amino-acid sequence: MAKRATLGRGIGAILGEVEEAYAADIRGNTEAILILDIDEIEPNPFQPRKRFDDEALADLSASIKQHGLLQPIVVFERNGKFVMIAGERRLRASKLAGLTAIRAIVADINYSKLRELALIENIQRQDLNPLELAESFNELIGEHSLTHETLAELIGKSRVYITNMLRLLQLGDYAKEAIRSEKISYGHARALVGLSEREERKLVDSIVNQKLSVRETERLLQSIKRENQSAAPKSKSSAPRLDLSDLIANLKARGFEARSKKNSLIVSFDAQEGRDRFARLIEK
- a CDS encoding F0F1 ATP synthase subunit gamma, whose protein sequence is MAALKDIKRRIKSVNNTQKTTSAMKLVSTVKLKRSQEIAMQSRAYSQKLNEMLSTIARQIETYRVGGIESRYFASNEKAEKIDLIFVTADKGLCGGFNYRTIKTVSQKLEEYRENKIKVRLRGIGKKGVEYFRFNHVELYDETIGLSSAPNFERAKEHIAKSANDYMKGLTDRVALIYNGFRNMISQEIREVLLLPVDINRVEPIEERSLLEFEPKGDESILNSLVDRYVEFNLYYALIDSLAAEHSARMQAMESATKNAKELARALTLQYNKARQEAITTELSEIVSGAEAMK